A section of the Salinisphaera sp. T31B1 genome encodes:
- a CDS encoding DsbE family thiol:disulfide interchange protein encodes MRWRTLAPIIVVMGLIVLLGYGLTRRPDILPSALIGKTAPAFDLPTLASDRPRISAADLKGRVTLVNVWASWCVACRAEHALITEISQQTGVPVVGLNYKDTKQAALRWLGRYGNPFAVVAFDESGQVGIDWGVAAVPETFVLDRSGTIVYKVVGAITPEEMKQTLIPKLKQLKQAS; translated from the coding sequence ATGCGCTGGCGTACGCTCGCACCCATCATCGTAGTGATGGGCCTGATCGTGCTGCTCGGCTACGGGTTGACGCGGCGTCCGGATATTCTGCCTTCGGCTCTGATTGGCAAAACTGCGCCCGCCTTCGATCTGCCCACGCTCGCCTCCGATCGGCCGCGGATATCGGCCGCGGATCTGAAAGGCCGAGTCACGCTGGTCAACGTGTGGGCCAGCTGGTGTGTGGCCTGTCGAGCCGAGCACGCTTTGATCACAGAGATCTCGCAGCAAACCGGCGTCCCGGTGGTCGGTCTTAACTATAAAGACACCAAGCAGGCGGCGTTGCGCTGGCTGGGTCGCTACGGCAATCCGTTCGCAGTGGTCGCTTTCGACGAGAGCGGGCAGGTCGGCATCGACTGGGGCGTGGCGGCCGTGCCGGAGACATTCGTGCTCGATCGCAGTGGCACGATCGTCTACAAGGTGGTCGGGGCGATCACCCCCGAGGAAATGAAGCAGACGCTCATACCCAAGCTCAAACAGCTCAAGCAGGCCTCATGA
- a CDS encoding cytochrome c-type biogenesis protein, which translates to MIRRMGWLWLCLSLALLAGAAGAATVGDTTLTDAQLARYHSLNAELRCLICQNRTIAESDAPLAKDLRDIVARQLAAGRSDAQIKQYLVDRYGEWVLYDPPLQTSTLILWLGPFALLLFGLAVVMLIMRGRRRSPAAPPALDRQRLARVLEGHSPSPDHRAADPDKDRS; encoded by the coding sequence ATGATTCGGCGAATGGGCTGGCTATGGCTATGTCTGAGCCTCGCGCTGCTGGCGGGCGCGGCCGGTGCGGCGACCGTGGGCGATACCACCCTGACCGACGCACAACTGGCGCGCTATCACTCGCTCAACGCGGAGTTGCGGTGTCTGATCTGCCAGAACCGGACCATCGCCGAATCGGACGCACCGCTGGCCAAGGATCTGCGCGATATCGTTGCGCGCCAGCTGGCCGCCGGTCGCAGCGATGCCCAGATCAAGCAATATCTGGTGGACCGCTACGGTGAGTGGGTGCTCTATGATCCGCCGCTACAGACCTCGACGCTCATACTATGGCTCGGGCCGTTCGCACTGCTGTTGTTCGGCCTGGCCGTGGTGATGCTGATCATGCGCGGTCGGCGCAGGTCGCCGGCAGCGCCGCCGGCGCTCGACCGGCAGCGCCTGGCCCGAGTGCTTGAGGGCCATTCTCCAAGCCCGGATCACCGCGCAGCGGATCCCGACAAGGATCGTTCATGA
- the ccmI gene encoding c-type cytochrome biogenesis protein CcmI: MIEFVLFATLLVVASLVFVLIPLWRARISSADRRREANITIYHQRYAEIEREVSAGRMTRRDAEYEKDELGARLLADIDETPSLTGAPTRAGRPWFTSLLMIALLVVGTTGTYWYLGDPAAFENADMPDIATMVRELEQRVEAAPDDLQARAMLARAQEATGDYAGAAENYRALNAAMPEPQAPIIAAEAEATLQASDDLQGRTQQLFAQLLELDPASREALWYLGLAAAERGDDPQAVEYWTRLLDQDLPSDFADMVRNRRNELTGRKPELGGAD; this comes from the coding sequence ATGATCGAATTTGTGCTGTTCGCGACCCTTCTGGTGGTCGCGAGTCTGGTATTCGTGCTCATTCCGCTGTGGCGGGCTCGGATTTCGAGTGCCGATCGCCGGCGTGAAGCGAACATCACGATCTATCATCAGCGTTATGCAGAGATCGAGCGCGAAGTCTCCGCGGGACGCATGACCCGGCGGGACGCCGAATACGAAAAGGACGAACTCGGTGCCCGCCTGCTGGCTGATATCGATGAGACGCCGTCGCTCACCGGCGCACCGACCCGCGCGGGCCGGCCATGGTTCACATCGCTGTTGATGATCGCGTTACTGGTCGTCGGCACAACCGGCACCTACTGGTATCTCGGTGATCCCGCGGCGTTCGAAAACGCCGACATGCCCGATATCGCGACCATGGTTCGCGAGCTGGAGCAGCGGGTTGAGGCAGCGCCGGACGACCTGCAGGCACGAGCGATGCTGGCCCGCGCTCAGGAGGCGACGGGCGACTATGCCGGCGCTGCAGAAAACTATCGCGCGCTCAATGCCGCCATGCCCGAGCCGCAGGCACCCATCATTGCCGCCGAGGCCGAAGCCACGTTGCAGGCCAGCGACGACCTCCAGGGGCGCACACAGCAATTGTTCGCTCAGCTGCTGGAACTCGACCCGGCAAGCCGCGAGGCGCTCTGGTATCTGGGTCTGGCTGCTGCCGAACGAGGCGACGACCCGCAGGCGGTCGAGTACTGGACACGTCTGCTCGATCAAGACCTGCCGAGCGATTTTGCGGACATGGTTCGTAACCGTCGCAATGAGCTCACCGGACGCAAACCCGAACTGGGGGGCGCGGATTGA
- a CDS encoding MaoC/PaaZ C-terminal domain-containing protein — translation MAAHQTRLEYESLPAVMPSYVRAATTLSGSLSRGETIPDIVAELPDLAVRADALAQYRKVCGFSHSRHLPVTYPHVLAFPMHMAVLTHKRFPLKLLGLIHVRNEITQHRAIATDEKLHIEVRVDGHRDVAKGVEFDLVTRVRDRAGELVWEETGAMLSRQKSHDRGGRDQPRSKPPEPPASPDVSEDWEVPADIGRRYARAAGDYNPIHLSAYSAKLFGFPRAIATGMWTKARAAATLEPRLSGEAFTLGVAFKKPVFLPSRVRLGYNLTEQGAEFALTDSKGDIVHLLGDVRYR, via the coding sequence ATGGCGGCACATCAGACGCGGCTCGAGTATGAAAGTCTTCCGGCGGTGATGCCGTCGTATGTGCGGGCGGCAACGACGCTTTCCGGCAGCCTGTCCCGGGGCGAAACCATTCCGGACATCGTGGCCGAGCTGCCCGATCTGGCGGTTCGTGCCGACGCGCTGGCCCAATATCGCAAAGTGTGCGGATTCTCACACTCGCGGCACCTGCCGGTTACCTATCCGCATGTGCTGGCGTTTCCGATGCATATGGCCGTGCTCACCCACAAGCGGTTTCCGCTCAAGCTGCTCGGGCTGATCCACGTGCGAAACGAGATCACCCAGCATCGCGCAATCGCCACTGATGAAAAGCTGCATATCGAAGTCCGCGTCGATGGCCACCGCGACGTCGCCAAGGGCGTCGAATTCGACCTGGTCACGCGCGTGCGCGACCGCGCCGGCGAGCTGGTATGGGAAGAAACCGGTGCGATGCTGTCTCGGCAGAAGTCGCATGACCGCGGCGGCCGGGACCAGCCCAGATCGAAGCCGCCCGAGCCGCCGGCATCGCCCGACGTGAGCGAGGATTGGGAGGTACCGGCCGATATCGGACGTCGTTACGCCCGAGCCGCCGGCGACTACAACCCGATTCATCTGAGCGCCTATTCGGCCAAACTGTTCGGCTTTCCGCGTGCGATCGCGACCGGCATGTGGACCAAGGCCCGAGCCGCCGCGACCCTGGAGCCCCGCCTGTCCGGTGAGGCCTTCACCTTGGGCGTTGCGTTCAAGAAGCCGGTGTTCCTGCCCAGTCGGGTACGTCTCGGTTATAACCTCACCGAGCAGGGCGCCGAGTTCGCGCTCACCGATTCGAAAGGCGATATCGTCCACCTGCTCGGTGATGTTCGCTACCGCTGA
- the galU gene encoding UTP--glucose-1-phosphate uridylyltransferase GalU has translation MRIRKAVFPVAGLGTRFLPATKASAKEILPVVDKPLIQYAVKEAIAAGAEEMVFITSHTKNSIMDHFDRDYELEATLEAKGKKELLDAVRDVLPPGISCVYIRQPEQMGLGHAISCALPAVGDQDFAVILADDLIAGSFQPCMAQMQRVYQEYGTSVLAVQRVPWEETYKYGIVEVEPIGPGLSEIRGIIEKPDPDKAPSNLAVVGRYILTPRIFRLLDKTKPGAGGEIQLTDAIEALMGEQTVLAYEFEGTRYDCGSKFGYLKANVEMGLQHSEIGDEFRGYLKSLTAGWDDEDDKATS, from the coding sequence ATGCGTATTCGCAAGGCCGTGTTTCCGGTCGCCGGGCTCGGCACCCGATTCCTGCCGGCCACCAAGGCCAGCGCGAAGGAGATTCTGCCGGTCGTCGACAAGCCGCTGATCCAGTACGCGGTCAAGGAAGCCATCGCGGCCGGCGCCGAGGAAATGGTCTTCATCACCAGTCATACCAAGAACTCGATCATGGATCACTTCGATCGGGACTATGAGCTGGAAGCCACGTTGGAGGCCAAGGGCAAGAAGGAACTGCTGGATGCGGTACGCGACGTGCTGCCGCCGGGCATCAGCTGCGTATATATCCGTCAGCCCGAGCAGATGGGGCTCGGTCATGCGATCAGCTGCGCACTGCCGGCCGTGGGCGATCAGGATTTCGCCGTGATTCTCGCGGACGATCTGATCGCCGGCTCGTTCCAGCCGTGCATGGCGCAGATGCAGCGGGTCTACCAGGAATACGGTACGAGCGTGCTTGCGGTGCAGCGGGTGCCCTGGGAAGAAACCTACAAGTACGGCATCGTCGAGGTCGAACCGATCGGGCCCGGGTTGTCCGAGATTCGCGGTATCATCGAAAAGCCGGACCCGGACAAGGCGCCGTCCAATCTGGCAGTCGTCGGACGCTACATCCTCACGCCGCGGATATTCCGACTACTGGACAAGACCAAGCCCGGCGCGGGCGGCGAAATTCAGCTGACCGACGCGATCGAAGCGCTGATGGGCGAGCAGACCGTACTGGCCTATGAGTTCGAAGGCACCCGCTATGACTGTGGCAGCAAGTTCGGGTATCTGAAAGCCAATGTTGAAATGGGCCTGCAGCATAGCGAGATCGGGGACGAGTTCCGCGGCTATCTCAAGAGCCTCACGGCAGGGTGGGACGACGAGGACGATAAAGCGACAAGCTAA
- a CDS encoding 2-oxoglutarate dehydrogenase E1 component produces the protein MKSELNEKFIENSPLFGGNAAYVESYYEQYLKDPDSVEPSWRDYFKSLNGDGAEDVPHGPIRDSFVDTAASAGQGARPRASMSQQAAQKQAGVLRLINYYRVRGHQAADLDPLGLYQPPPVPDLDPAFHGLGEADMDTVFNTGSLFTEADEMPLRDIIDVCKRVYTGTIGTEYMYITDTRQKRWIQRRLEASVDQPRLDDKQKREVLRQLTAAEGIERYLHTKYVGQKRFSLEGADSMIPSLDEMVRCAARSHVDEIVIGMAHRGRLNVLVNILGKSPQELFAEFEGDYDLDELDMSGDVKYHLGFSTDIEIEDERVHLVLAFNPSHLEAVNPVVQGSVKARQERRHDTDGDTVLPVLIHGDASFAGQGIVMETLQLSQAEGYATGGTVHLIVNNQLGFTMQNPITAKLGEYSRTSQYCTDIAKMLEAPVFHVNGDDPEAVVFVTRLAMDYRETFGKDVIIDMVCYRRHGHNEADEPAVTQPMMYQKVKKMETTRKLYAGKLESEGLIDKDEAEKLSAAYRDGLDAGKNISRTTLGLVGNEHTVDWARYSRDHWSHVIDTSVPVETLQRLSNKLHDLPDGFELHKRTQRIIDDRRKMAAGASRIDWGFAEHMAYASLLDDGFNVRLSGQDSGRGTFFHRHAVLYNQKDGAELVPLTQVGREAATFTVNDTLLSEAGVLGFEYGYATADPETLTIWEAQFGDFVNGAQVIIDQFISSGQAKWGRMCGLVMFLPHGYEGQGPEHSSARLERFLQLCAERHMLVCVPSTPAQWFHLLRQQMVRNLRMPLVVLTPKSLLRHRLSTSTLEELASGNFQFIIDEPSDIDDKAIKRVVFCSGKVYYDLLAAREERELDHVALVRIEQLYPFPAEDYAAVLDRYTNATEVVWCQEEPENQGAWYQIKHRLQVPLADRHQLFYATRPGAATTAVGYHKLHVRQQEEVVEAGLVGGEQLLDKGGSRDLSRGKKNATRKTKK, from the coding sequence ATGAAAAGCGAACTTAACGAAAAGTTCATCGAGAATTCCCCTCTATTCGGCGGCAACGCGGCGTACGTCGAATCCTATTACGAGCAGTATCTGAAGGATCCCGACTCGGTCGAACCGAGTTGGCGTGATTACTTCAAAAGCCTCAATGGCGATGGTGCTGAAGACGTGCCGCACGGCCCTATCCGCGATTCATTCGTCGACACCGCAGCCTCGGCCGGCCAGGGGGCACGGCCCCGCGCAAGCATGTCGCAGCAGGCCGCCCAGAAGCAGGCCGGTGTACTGCGGCTGATCAACTACTATCGCGTACGCGGGCACCAGGCAGCCGATCTCGATCCGCTGGGCCTATATCAGCCGCCGCCCGTGCCCGATCTGGATCCGGCATTCCACGGGCTCGGCGAAGCCGATATGGACACGGTCTTCAATACCGGGTCGTTATTCACCGAAGCCGATGAGATGCCGCTGAGAGACATCATCGATGTCTGCAAGCGCGTGTATACGGGCACCATCGGCACCGAGTACATGTATATCACCGATACTCGCCAGAAGCGCTGGATTCAGCGGCGTCTGGAAGCCAGCGTCGACCAGCCGCGACTCGACGACAAGCAGAAGCGCGAGGTCCTGCGACAGCTGACCGCGGCGGAAGGCATCGAACGCTATCTGCATACGAAATATGTCGGCCAGAAGCGTTTCTCGCTGGAAGGCGCCGACAGCATGATCCCGTCGCTTGACGAGATGGTGCGGTGCGCCGCTCGCAGTCATGTCGACGAGATCGTGATTGGCATGGCCCACCGCGGCCGGCTCAACGTGCTCGTCAACATCCTGGGCAAGTCGCCGCAGGAACTGTTCGCGGAGTTCGAGGGCGACTACGACCTCGACGAGCTGGATATGTCCGGCGACGTGAAGTATCACCTCGGCTTTTCGACCGATATCGAAATCGAGGATGAGCGAGTCCATCTCGTGCTGGCGTTCAACCCGTCGCATCTCGAAGCCGTCAATCCCGTCGTACAGGGCTCGGTGAAAGCGCGCCAGGAGCGTCGCCACGACACTGATGGCGATACCGTGCTGCCGGTGCTGATTCACGGTGATGCATCGTTTGCCGGTCAGGGCATCGTCATGGAGACGCTGCAGCTGTCCCAGGCCGAAGGCTATGCCACCGGTGGCACCGTGCATCTGATCGTCAATAACCAGCTCGGGTTCACCATGCAGAACCCGATCACCGCGAAGCTCGGTGAGTATTCGCGTACGTCCCAGTACTGTACCGACATCGCCAAGATGCTCGAGGCGCCGGTGTTCCACGTCAACGGCGACGATCCGGAGGCCGTGGTCTTCGTCACGCGACTGGCAATGGATTATCGCGAGACGTTCGGCAAAGACGTGATCATCGACATGGTCTGCTACCGCCGGCACGGCCACAACGAGGCCGACGAGCCAGCCGTCACCCAGCCGATGATGTACCAGAAGGTCAAGAAGATGGAGACGACCCGCAAACTGTATGCGGGCAAGCTCGAATCCGAGGGCCTGATCGACAAGGATGAGGCCGAAAAACTGTCGGCGGCCTATCGCGACGGCCTGGATGCCGGCAAGAACATCTCGCGCACCACTCTGGGGCTGGTCGGCAACGAACATACCGTGGACTGGGCCCGCTACTCCCGCGACCACTGGTCTCACGTCATCGACACATCCGTGCCGGTAGAGACCCTGCAGCGCCTGTCCAACAAACTCCACGACCTGCCCGATGGCTTCGAACTGCACAAGCGCACCCAGCGCATCATCGACGACCGTCGGAAGATGGCTGCCGGCGCGTCCCGTATCGACTGGGGCTTTGCCGAGCACATGGCCTATGCGAGCCTGCTCGACGATGGTTTCAACGTGCGCCTGTCGGGACAGGATTCCGGTCGCGGAACGTTCTTCCATCGGCACGCGGTGCTGTACAACCAGAAGGATGGTGCCGAGCTGGTACCGCTGACCCAGGTCGGTCGCGAGGCAGCCACGTTCACTGTCAACGACACGCTGCTGTCCGAAGCGGGCGTGCTCGGATTCGAGTACGGCTATGCCACAGCCGATCCCGAGACGCTGACGATCTGGGAAGCCCAGTTCGGCGACTTCGTCAACGGCGCGCAGGTGATCATCGATCAGTTCATCTCCAGCGGTCAGGCTAAGTGGGGACGCATGTGCGGCCTGGTCATGTTCCTGCCGCACGGTTATGAAGGCCAGGGCCCGGAGCATTCGTCTGCACGGCTGGAGCGCTTCCTGCAGCTGTGTGCCGAACGACATATGCTGGTGTGTGTGCCGTCCACGCCCGCCCAGTGGTTCCACCTGCTACGCCAGCAGATGGTGCGCAATCTGCGTATGCCGTTGGTCGTGCTCACGCCCAAGAGCCTGCTGCGCCACCGGTTGTCGACGTCCACTCTCGAAGAGCTCGCGAGCGGCAATTTCCAGTTCATCATCGACGAGCCGTCCGATATCGACGACAAGGCGATCAAGCGGGTTGTTTTCTGTAGCGGCAAGGTTTACTACGACCTGCTGGCGGCCCGCGAGGAACGCGAACTCGACCACGTCGCGCTCGTGCGTATCGAGCAGCTCTATCCGTTCCCGGCCGAAGACTATGCAGCCGTGCTGGACCGCTACACGAACGCGACCGAAGTGGTCTGGTGTCAGGAGGAGCCGGAGAATCAGGGTGCCTGGTATCAGATCAAGCACCGCCTGCAGGTACCGCTGGCCGACCGGCACCAGTTGTTCTATGCCACCCGTCCCGGTGCGGCCACGACTGCGGTCGGCTATCACAAGCTTCACGTCCGGCAACAGGAAGAAGTGGTCGAAGCCGGTCTCGTCGGTGGCGAACAGCTGCTGGATAAGGGCGGATCGCGCGATTTGTCGCGCGGCAAGAAGAACGCCACGCGCAAGACCAAGAAGTAG